One window of Marinobacterium aestuarii genomic DNA carries:
- a CDS encoding SDR family oxidoreductase — translation MSHQKVAIVTAGGSGMGAAAARKLAADGFRVAILSSSGKGEALAAELGGIGVTGSNLCNDDLQRLIDRVIAEWGRIDVLVNSAGHGPRAPVLELSDDDWHSGMDVYFLSAVRPTRLVTPIMLEQGAGVIINISTFAAFEPDAVFPTSGVFRAGLAAFTKLFADKYAANNIRMNNVLPGFIDSLPEKQAFRDRIPMQRYGKVEEIADVIGFLASDGGGYITGQNLRVDGGITRSV, via the coding sequence ATGTCGCACCAGAAAGTAGCTATTGTAACAGCGGGCGGAAGCGGCATGGGCGCAGCGGCAGCACGTAAACTGGCTGCAGACGGTTTTCGCGTCGCCATTCTTTCATCGTCCGGCAAGGGTGAAGCCCTGGCCGCAGAGCTGGGCGGCATAGGTGTAACCGGATCCAATCTGTGCAATGACGATCTGCAACGGCTCATCGACAGGGTCATCGCCGAATGGGGCCGCATTGATGTACTGGTTAACAGCGCAGGCCACGGTCCGCGCGCCCCGGTACTCGAACTGAGCGATGACGACTGGCACAGCGGCATGGACGTCTATTTCCTCAGCGCCGTGCGCCCCACCCGACTGGTAACCCCGATCATGCTTGAGCAGGGCGCGGGCGTCATTATCAATATCTCGACCTTCGCAGCCTTTGAGCCGGATGCGGTTTTCCCGACCTCGGGCGTGTTCCGGGCGGGCCTCGCGGCCTTTACCAAGCTGTTTGCCGACAAGTACGCCGCCAACAATATTCGCATGAACAATGTACTGCCGGGCTTTATCGACAGCCTGCCCGAAAAGCAGGCATTCCGTGATCGCATTCCGATGCAGCGTTACGGCAAGGTAGAGGAAATCGCCGATGTTATCGGTTTTCTCGCCTCCGATGGCGGTGGTTATATCACCGGCCAGAACCTGCGCGTCGACGGCGGTATTACCCGCTCCGTTTAA
- a CDS encoding DMT family transporter — MDARQPLDTKATSLMLMFCLIMSLQQITLKATAEDMSPVLQIALRSGISALLVWLFMQLRGERLSLADGSWKPGLLIGALFATEYLLMGESLRHTSASHVITFMYSAPVFAALGLHWKVASERLAPLQWFGIALAFGGIAVAFLGRDTNNNTDLLSMLWGDALALMAGAAWGTTTVLIRSTSLSQLPATQTLLYQLVIAFVVLLVFAAAQGQTSVNPTPALWASLAFQSVIVSFASFLVWFWLLRHYLASRLGSFSFLTPLFGVVLGAWLLNEPLEPGFLFGSLLVMCGIVLVSGYGMLKQAGTYLKSI; from the coding sequence TTGGACGCTCGACAGCCGCTTGATACCAAAGCCACCAGCCTGATGCTCATGTTCTGCCTGATCATGAGCCTGCAGCAAATCACCCTCAAGGCCACGGCCGAGGACATGTCGCCGGTGCTGCAAATCGCGTTGCGCTCCGGTATCAGCGCCCTGCTGGTCTGGCTGTTTATGCAGCTTCGCGGCGAGCGCCTGAGCCTTGCCGATGGCAGCTGGAAGCCGGGCCTCCTTATTGGTGCCCTGTTTGCCACCGAGTATCTGCTGATGGGGGAAAGTCTGCGCCACACCAGCGCCTCCCATGTGATCACCTTCATGTACAGCGCACCTGTATTTGCAGCCCTGGGGCTGCACTGGAAGGTCGCATCTGAACGCCTTGCGCCTTTGCAATGGTTCGGCATTGCGCTGGCATTTGGCGGCATCGCGGTGGCGTTTCTGGGACGGGATACAAACAACAACACAGACTTGCTATCCATGCTCTGGGGCGACGCCCTGGCACTCATGGCGGGTGCGGCCTGGGGTACAACAACCGTATTGATCAGAAGCACTAGCCTCTCGCAGCTGCCGGCCACCCAGACCCTGCTCTATCAGCTGGTGATCGCCTTTGTCGTGCTGCTGGTCTTTGCCGCCGCCCAGGGCCAGACCAGCGTCAACCCGACCCCCGCACTTTGGGCAAGCCTGGCGTTCCAGTCGGTAATCGTGTCTTTTGCCAGCTTCCTGGTCTGGTTCTGGCTGCTGCGCCATTACCTGGCCTCGCGCCTGGGAAGCTTTTCGTTCCTCACGCCGCTGTTCGGCGTCGTGCTGGGCGCCTGGCTGCTGAACGAACCTCTGGAGCCCGGTTTCCTGTTCGGCTCCCTGCTGGTGATGTGCGGTATTGTGCTGGTGAGTGGCTACGGCATGCTGAAACAGGCCGGCACCTACCTGAAAAGCATCTGA